The segment TCTTTAGAAGAAAGCGTGTGAGCCGATTCGACTTTCTCTACGATTTTTTCACCTTTCCATTCATCTACCGGTGGTAACCCTTGTGATTCTGGAGTATCGCGCATTAAATAGAACATGATGAATGCCAATACAATCGCGATTAAGGCTGGTAAATAGAATAAAGATTGCCATACGCCGAAAATCGATAAACCGAGGATCGCTAATGGACCAATTAAACCACCACCTAAGTTATGCGATACGTTCCACCAGCTCCACCAAACACCACGTTCAGAAACCGAGAACCAGTTGGTCATTGTTTTTGCACCTGGTGGATATCCCATTCCTTGGAACCAGCCATTTAATGCAGCTAACACAATCATCAATGGAATAGAAGAAAGCACGCCTGGTACTAAACCGAAAATTAAGCTCACTAATGCAGAACCTAATAAACCAATAGTAATAAAATATTTAGGATTACTTCGGTCAGAAATATTCCCCATAATGAACTTACTAAAACCGTAAGCCAGTGATAACGCTACCCCAACTGTACCTAAATCAGCTTTAGTAAAGCCATATTCATCAATAAGATAAGGAATTGCTAAAGAAAAGTTTTTGCGGATAAGATAATAAGCCGCATACCCGATAAATACTCCAGCAAATACCTGCCAACGTAATTTTTTATACTCGGCATCTGTTCTAGAACTTTCAATTCTTGGTGCTGGAGGAGATGCTTTTAAGAATGAAAACATCTTTGTTCTCCTATAATAATTTACAACTTGTCGTATCCTTGTAATAGCTAGTCCACTACAATGAGAAACAGATTACCAAAGCCGAATATGAAACAGAGCTCCGACCACTCCAAATGATTAGTTCATTTTCGTTATTTAAACGACTCTAATTTCTGGGATAAATTACGTCCTAAGTCTATTTAAAAATTTCTATGTTATAATACCGACCAACCCAATAAAAAAAGGATATAAGATGAGAATTTTACACACCATGCTTCGAGTGGGTGATTTAGACCGCTCTATTAAATTTTATCAAGACGTTTTAGGTATGCGTTTATTACGCACAAGTGAAAACCCTGAGTATAAATATTCACTAGCCTTTTTAGGTTACGAGGATGGTGAGAGTGCAACTGAAATTGAATTAACATATAACTGGGGCGTGACTGAATATGATCTTGGTAATGCTTACGGTCATATTGCTATTGGTGTAGATGATATTTACGCAACTTGTAAAGCGGTACGTGCTAATGGCGGTAAAGTAACTCGCGAAGCAGGCCCTGTTAAAGGTGGCACAACCGTGATTGCATTCGTTGAAGATCCAGATGGTTATAAGATCGAGTTTATCGAAAATAAAAGTGCAAAATCAGCTTTAGGGAATTAAGGAATACATTGTGTCAGATACACCTGAAATTCCTTATCACCATCAATTAAAAAATCGCTTCCGCGGCTACTTTCCTGTCATTATTGATGTGGAAACGGCTGGGTTTGATGCCAAAAAAGATGCGCTTTTAGAACTTGCGGCAATCACCTTAAAAATGGATGGGAATGGCAATTTACACCCCGATCAAAAATGCCATTTTCATATTGAGCCATTTGAAGGTGCGAATATTAATCCGGAATCACTCAAATTTAACGGGATTGATATTCACAATCCATTGCGAGGTGCCGTATCTGAATTAGATGCCATCACAGGATTGTTCCAAATGGTGCGTCGTGGACAAAAAGATGCTGAATGTCAGCGTTCTATTATCGTGGCACACAACGCGGCTTTTGACCAAAGCTTCGTGATGGCTGCGGCTGAACGTACGGGCGTAAAACGCAATCCATTCCACCCTTTTGGGATGTTTGATACGGCAACACTTGCCGGTTTTATGTTTGGACAAACGGTTCTCGTCAAAGCATGCCAAGCGGCAAAAATTCCTTTTGATGGTAAACAAGCACACTCGGCGCTATATGATACTGAACGTACGGCAGAATTATTTTGCTATATGGTGAATCATTTAAAAGAGCTTGGTGGTTTCCCGCATATTGCTCAAACAAATGAAACGGAAAAAACTGCTGAAAATCAGATCGCACTTTAATTTTCAAATTTTTTTGA is part of the Haemophilus parainfluenzae ATCC 33392 genome and harbors:
- the rnt gene encoding ribonuclease T, with amino-acid sequence MSDTPEIPYHHQLKNRFRGYFPVIIDVETAGFDAKKDALLELAAITLKMDGNGNLHPDQKCHFHIEPFEGANINPESLKFNGIDIHNPLRGAVSELDAITGLFQMVRRGQKDAECQRSIIVAHNAAFDQSFVMAAAERTGVKRNPFHPFGMFDTATLAGFMFGQTVLVKACQAAKIPFDGKQAHSALYDTERTAELFCYMVNHLKELGGFPHIAQTNETEKTAENQIAL
- the gloA gene encoding lactoylglutathione lyase, translated to MRILHTMLRVGDLDRSIKFYQDVLGMRLLRTSENPEYKYSLAFLGYEDGESATEIELTYNWGVTEYDLGNAYGHIAIGVDDIYATCKAVRANGGKVTREAGPVKGGTTVIAFVEDPDGYKIEFIENKSAKSALGN
- the pgtP gene encoding phosphoglycerate transporter protein PgtP; this encodes MFSFLKASPPAPRIESSRTDAEYKKLRWQVFAGVFIGYAAYYLIRKNFSLAIPYLIDEYGFTKADLGTVGVALSLAYGFSKFIMGNISDRSNPKYFITIGLLGSALVSLIFGLVPGVLSSIPLMIVLAALNGWFQGMGYPPGAKTMTNWFSVSERGVWWSWWNVSHNLGGGLIGPLAILGLSIFGVWQSLFYLPALIAIVLAFIMFYLMRDTPESQGLPPVDEWKGEKIVEKVESAHTLSSKDIFMKYIINNKFLWAIALANVFVYFIRYGIIDWAPTYLKEVKHFSVDKQSWAYFLYEYAGIFGMLASGYLSDKVFKGHRAPPMLLFLTGVLIAIIVYWKNPEGNPLVDNICLVAIGFLIYGPVMMIGLQAADLVPRVATGTATGLTGLFGYLLGSASAGYVMGKLVDLFGWDGGFYALIVSCFLGFGFIAFTLLHKPNAA